The genomic interval ATGCTTCAGCCTGCTTCATATCATCCGCTTGTGCTTTTAGCTTGCCAAGCACCTCATTGCTTAATAAATCCTTGAGCGTCAAGCCGTTTTCCGACTCATTTTTTGGAGCATTTTTTGATGATGATCTAGGAGCTGAAGACGTTATTTTTTTCTGTTTTTTACCCATAGCTGCTGCACCTGCCTTAAAATAAACTTTCTATTCGTTAGTATACGATACGTAAAGAGCTTCTGCAGCTTTTCGAGCTAAATCTCGTGCTTGCTCTACATCAGGAGCAGTGCTCAGCGCAACGGCCATCCTTCGTCCAACCTTCGTTTCTGGTTTTCCAAAAACGCGAACCTGTGTATTAGGAACCGACAAAGCCTCTTCAATACCGCCAATGCGGAAATCGGAAGATTCACGGTCTGCTTTCAACGTATGTGATGCACCATGTGACAGCAACCGAATTGTTGGAATTGGAAATCCTAAAATAGCTCTTACATGCAGGGCAAACTCTGAAAGATCCTGAGTCGCCATCGTTACCATGCCTGTATCATGTGGACGCGGCGATACTTCACTAAACAAGACGCCATCCTTTGTAATGAATAGCTCCACTCCGTAAATACCAAAACCGCCCAGCTCATCGGTGATGCGTTGCGCTATGGACTCCGCTTGAGCAATTTGTGCCTCAGTCATATGATGCGGCTGCCAGGACTCGATATAATCGCCATCCTTCTGCACATGACCAATTGGCGGACAATAGCTTGTACCCGAAAC from Paenibacillus sp. FSL K6-3182 carries:
- a CDS encoding YqkE family protein codes for the protein MGKKQKKITSSAPRSSSKNAPKNESENGLTLKDLLSNEVLGKLKAQADDMKQAEASRKEELRKQEEEKKKQEQKRLENDFSYLLENSDPNWSKHK